Genomic window (Streptomyces cadmiisoli):
GGGTCGGCACCCACGGCGGTTCGGGGGTCTCCACGCTGGCAACGGTCTACGGCGGTCAGGACTGCGGCTGCGACTGGCCCGGCGCGGGTGATCCGACGTCGGTGCTGCTGGTCGCCCGGACGCACGCGTCGGGCCTGACGGCCGTTCTGCACGCGCTGGAGGTCTTCCGGCGCGGCCAGGCCCCTGCCGGGCTGGACCTGGACTCCGTCGTCCTGGTCGCGGACGCGCCGGGGCGGCTGCCCCGGCCGCTGGCGCAGCAGGCCAGGCTGATCGAGTCGGTGGTCGACGTGTACCGCGTGCCATGGGTGCCGGCCTGGCGGCTCGGCGATCTCGGCGGCCGCCCGCCCCGTGAGACCGAGGCCCTGGCACGGCTGACGGGGACGGCCCACTGACGAGGGGCGCGAGCAGGCACCGGAGGCAGGGGCGGCTCTGGCGATACGAGCGGCTCTGAAGGCACGGGCGGCTCCCGAGGCACAAACGGCTCTGAAGGCACAGGCAAGGACAGGCTCCGGCGGTACCGGCAGCACTGGAAGTACCGGCGGCACCGGCGGCACTGGCGGCAATTGCATGCATGCGCATAAGATGCACACGCGTGAAACTGGCGCGCCGCCGCGTGCCGGTGACCGGATCCCGGGGGAGCCATGAACCGCCGTTTCCTGTTCGTACTGGGCAGCAGCCGCAGCGAGGGCAACACCGAACTGCTGGCCCGTGAGGCCGCCGAACAGCTGCCCGCCGACGTCGAGCAGCGCTGGATCGACCTCGCCGAGCACCCGCTGCCCGACTTCGAGGACCTGCGCCACGACAGCGACCACGTCCGCCCGACCGACGGCAGCACCGCGCTGCTGCTGGACGCCACGCTCGCGGCGACGGACATCGTGATCGCCTCTCCGCTGTACTGGTACTCGCTGTCCGCGCACACCAAGCGCTATCTGGACCACTGGTCGGGCTGGCTGCGCACACCCGGCAT
Coding sequences:
- a CDS encoding DUF6668 family protein codes for the protein MRTGARQGPEIWIRGPVPAPDPAPAVASNTVRRFSWVGTHGGSGVSTLATVYGGQDCGCDWPGAGDPTSVLLVARTHASGLTAVLHALEVFRRGQAPAGLDLDSVVLVADAPGRLPRPLAQQARLIESVVDVYRVPWVPAWRLGDLGGRPPRETEALARLTGTAH
- a CDS encoding flavodoxin family protein, with the translated sequence MNRRFLFVLGSSRSEGNTELLAREAAEQLPADVEQRWIDLAEHPLPDFEDLRHDSDHVRPTDGSTALLLDATLAATDIVIASPLYWYSLSAHTKRYLDHWSGWLRTPGINFKATLAGRTLWGVTALAHEESEVADPLIGTLNHSAAYMGMRFGGVLLGNGSRPGDVLHDLDALARAKTFFAQEPPLARFPYEAS